A single region of the Prochlorococcus marinus str. MIT 0917 genome encodes:
- a CDS encoding DCC1-like thiol-disulfide oxidoreductase family protein, producing MSDKSLFIYDGECPFCNHFAQLIELKSSLPQFEILDGRKNLALLTKLYNQGYDLNKGAILITDEKIMHGADAINWICSEIKEPSDSLLELLRIIFTSNKMTNFLFPFLLWGRRLSLTLKGKVWHPVSENSQFF from the coding sequence ATGTCAGATAAAAGTTTATTCATATACGATGGTGAATGCCCATTTTGCAATCACTTTGCACAATTAATTGAATTAAAAAGCAGTCTACCTCAATTCGAAATATTAGATGGAAGAAAAAATCTAGCCCTATTAACTAAACTCTATAACCAAGGTTATGATTTGAATAAAGGTGCAATTCTGATCACTGATGAAAAAATCATGCATGGGGCGGATGCAATTAATTGGATTTGCTCTGAGATAAAGGAGCCAAGCGACTCACTTTTAGAATTACTCAGGATTATCTTCACCTCTAACAAGATGACTAATTTTTTATTTCCATTCCTTTTATGGGGAAGAAGATTATCACTGACATTAAAAGGAAAGGTATGGCATCCAGTTAGCGAAAATAGTCAATTTTTCTGA
- a CDS encoding AbrB family transcriptional regulator: MLTGKDLLAKVKDLGDVSKSDLVKACGYVSTKKGGGERLNYTAFYEALLEAKGVNLAAESAGGIGKGGRKLSYVATVQGNGNLLIGKAYTALLDLKPGDNFEIKMGRKGFRLVPEGEG, encoded by the coding sequence ATGCTCACTGGTAAGGATTTATTAGCCAAGGTCAAAGACTTGGGAGATGTCTCAAAATCTGATCTTGTTAAAGCTTGTGGATATGTTTCCACAAAGAAAGGAGGCGGAGAGCGTCTTAACTACACTGCTTTTTACGAGGCACTTCTAGAGGCTAAAGGTGTAAACCTAGCAGCTGAAAGTGCTGGTGGAATTGGTAAAGGTGGAAGAAAGCTTAGTTATGTGGCTACCGTTCAAGGAAATGGAAACCTATTGATAGGAAAGGCCTATACAGCTCTTTTAGATCTCAAGCCTGGTGATAATTTTGAGATTAAGATGGGACGTAAAGGATTCCGTTTGGTTCCAGAAGGAGAAGGTTAA
- a CDS encoding NAD-dependent DNA ligase — MRLLGLDKDCFSSWCAKLPEGSTIVVQPKIDGFAIGLRYKYGQLVDAYSREACEIVENIRNINSIPLSIDDSLKVEVELEGILYSPSSSSNILIEQLLSNSFSNIDNNTSLLFKAFQIFCSNSDELSDLTQLQNWGFEVPITLRTDDPNQVKRWHSQWIKNELFSNLPTNGIVAKCNSSLTKNILGVSPSFPNWALALTR, encoded by the coding sequence ATGAGATTACTTGGACTTGATAAAGATTGTTTTTCAAGCTGGTGTGCAAAGTTACCAGAGGGATCAACCATTGTTGTACAGCCCAAAATCGATGGTTTCGCAATTGGACTTAGATATAAATATGGCCAATTAGTAGATGCTTATTCTCGTGAAGCTTGTGAGATTGTTGAAAATATAAGGAATATAAATTCTATTCCTTTGAGTATTGATGACTCCTTGAAAGTTGAAGTTGAGTTGGAGGGCATTTTATATTCACCTTCTTCTAGTTCAAATATTTTGATAGAGCAATTGCTATCGAACTCATTCTCGAATATTGATAATAATACTTCTCTTTTATTTAAAGCATTCCAAATTTTTTGCTCAAACAGTGATGAGTTGTCAGATTTAACCCAACTTCAAAACTGGGGATTCGAGGTTCCTATAACTCTGAGAACTGATGATCCTAATCAGGTTAAAAGATGGCATTCTCAATGGATCAAGAATGAATTGTTTTCAAATCTTCCTACCAATGGAATCGTCGCTAAGTGCAATTCCTCTTTGACCAAGAATATTTTAGGTGTGAGCCCTTCCTTTCCTAATTGGGCTTTGGCTTTAACTAGGTAA
- a CDS encoding chlorophyll a/b-binding protein: MNKETNYWKTAEIMNGRLAMMGLLAAVVNYGFTGWIIPGFV; this comes from the coding sequence ATGAACAAGGAAACTAACTACTGGAAAACAGCTGAAATAATGAATGGCCGTCTAGCGATGATGGGCCTTCTTGCGGCTGTAGTCAATTATGGATTTACCGGCTGGATTATTCCAGGTTTCGTTTGA
- a CDS encoding high light inducible protein → MTTKINNNNRNIDPEKVTAERLNGYAALFGCIALVGAYATTGQIIPGFV, encoded by the coding sequence ATGACTACTAAAATCAATAACAACAACAGAAACATTGATCCTGAAAAGGTAACTGCAGAAAGACTTAACGGTTATGCAGCATTGTTTGGATGCATCGCTCTGGTTGGTGCTTATGCAACAACAGGTCAAATCATTCCAGGTTTTGTGTGA
- a CDS encoding high light inducible protein gives MKNQITETPRVEEGKVIAERLNGYAAFVGCWALIGAYLTTGQIIPGVV, from the coding sequence ATGAAAAACCAAATCACTGAAACTCCAAGAGTTGAAGAAGGCAAAGTTATTGCTGAAAGACTAAATGGCTACGCAGCATTTGTTGGATGCTGGGCACTAATAGGTGCATATCTAACAACCGGTCAAATCATTCCGGGTGTTGTTTAA
- a CDS encoding high light inducible protein, giving the protein MQPSNKTILERSIGRPAMMAFVLLTGIYLTTGQLIPGVV; this is encoded by the coding sequence ATGCAACCATCTAACAAAACAATCCTAGAAAGAAGCATCGGCAGACCAGCCATGATGGCATTCGTTCTACTAACAGGTATCTACCTGACAACTGGTCAACTTATCCCAGGTGTTGTTTAA
- a CDS encoding high light inducible protein, which produces MTPEAEKFNGWAAMLGFVAAFGAYATTGQIIPGIF; this is translated from the coding sequence ATGACTCCAGAAGCAGAAAAATTTAACGGTTGGGCAGCAATGCTTGGTTTCGTTGCAGCCTTCGGTGCATACGCAACAACAGGTCAAATCATTCCTGGAATTTTCTAA
- a CDS encoding DUF4090 family protein → MEFSGPDAIDNAIQAGLDLDGSPIPSEMLTLYRDVMDKENARKRSGVKKSMRNRIVKTGSKHFDQDTLNTRLINAGWDGLQAKEIDFFYS, encoded by the coding sequence GTGGAGTTTTCTGGCCCAGATGCAATTGATAACGCTATCCAAGCTGGATTAGATCTAGATGGAAGTCCTATACCATCTGAAATGCTAACCCTCTACAGGGATGTCATGGATAAAGAAAATGCGCGTAAAAGAAGTGGAGTTAAGAAATCAATGCGAAACCGTATTGTTAAAACGGGATCTAAACATTTTGACCAAGACACTTTGAATACACGATTAATCAATGCTGGTTGGGATGGATTACAAGCTAAAGAAATTGACTTTTTTTATAGCTGA
- a CDS encoding DUF938 domain-containing protein, which translates to MDNINPDYRLNFPATTRNRDFIASVLSNFISPNSLLLEIASGSGEHGVFFQKKFPSITWQTSDPEFLHRKSITSWILHEGLYSKMPEPLDLDVEMRPWPITNRLGDLIKGIVCINMIHIAPWSCTRSLFEQSKNFLDQSNFLMLYGPFLRKEKQTSESNLNFDQSLKIQNPLWGLRDLENVNDIAFENGFKLDNVIDMPANNLSVIYRLK; encoded by the coding sequence ATGGACAATATAAATCCCGACTATCGCCTAAATTTTCCTGCCACGACAAGGAACCGTGATTTCATCGCTTCAGTTTTAAGCAATTTTATTTCTCCTAATAGCTTGCTTTTAGAAATAGCCAGTGGTAGTGGAGAACATGGAGTTTTCTTTCAAAAAAAATTCCCATCAATTACTTGGCAAACTAGTGATCCCGAATTTTTACATAGAAAAAGTATTACTTCATGGATTTTGCATGAGGGGCTTTATTCAAAAATGCCGGAACCTCTTGATCTTGATGTAGAAATGCGTCCTTGGCCAATTACTAATCGACTTGGGGATTTAATTAAAGGAATTGTTTGCATAAATATGATTCATATCGCACCATGGAGTTGTACAAGATCTTTGTTTGAACAATCAAAGAATTTTTTAGATCAAAGTAATTTTTTGATGCTCTATGGACCTTTCTTAAGAAAAGAGAAACAAACTTCAGAAAGTAATTTGAATTTTGATCAATCCTTAAAAATACAAAACCCGCTCTGGGGGCTTCGTGACTTAGAAAATGTTAACGATATTGCATTTGAAAATGGATTTAAACTTGATAACGTAATTGATATGCCAGCCAATAATCTTTCAGTCATTTATCGCTTAAAGTAA
- a CDS encoding MTH1187 family thiamine-binding protein — protein sequence MWVSIDLCLVPIGVGVSLSPYIKTCLSIIEEHKLEYELGPNGTAIEGEWDQVFECVKKCHEAVHIKGVPRVYTTLKVNTRTDKKQLFKEKVESVRGS from the coding sequence ATGTGGGTAAGCATAGATCTTTGCTTAGTACCAATAGGGGTAGGTGTCTCATTATCTCCATACATAAAGACGTGCTTATCAATTATTGAGGAACATAAGCTTGAGTATGAACTGGGTCCAAATGGAACTGCAATTGAAGGGGAGTGGGATCAAGTTTTTGAATGCGTAAAGAAATGCCATGAGGCAGTTCATATCAAAGGTGTTCCACGTGTCTATACAACATTAAAAGTAAATACACGTACAGATAAGAAGCAATTATTTAAAGAAAAAGTGGAAAGTGTAAGAGGCTCATAG
- a CDS encoding chlorophyll a/b-binding protein, which yields MTIFARLSRSEVIHGRVAMFIVAIWLFTNCLIR from the coding sequence ATGACTATCTTTGCTCGTCTAAGCAGATCAGAAGTTATTCACGGAAGAGTAGCTATGTTTATCGTTGCTATCTGGTTATTCACAAACTGTCTGATTCGTTAA
- a CDS encoding DUF3764 family protein, which translates to MLETTVCTIDVNVPYDEWMRRFDNEEAPARSAKGIKVIFRGVSKNNPEKGIVVVQALEGVFGKHIQENIEIFERKYAVMSTAEPSVWS; encoded by the coding sequence ATGCTTGAAACAACTGTATGTACAATTGATGTGAATGTACCTTACGATGAATGGATGAGAAGGTTTGACAACGAAGAGGCTCCAGCGAGATCAGCCAAAGGAATAAAGGTGATTTTCAGAGGTGTCAGCAAAAACAATCCTGAAAAAGGGATCGTTGTAGTTCAAGCTTTAGAGGGTGTCTTTGGGAAACATATACAAGAGAACATTGAAATATTTGAAAGAAAATATGCAGTCATGAGTACGGCAGAACCTAGTGTATGGTCTTGA